Proteins co-encoded in one Flavivirga eckloniae genomic window:
- a CDS encoding cupin domain-containing protein encodes MRKKYTIQNNPFVVPTNDGKVIKEHFGLATDGNSQISIAHMKAPSGWSEPFQTPEFDEFTFIIKGKKQFIIEDETIVLEAGQSIKIEKNTRVQYSNPFNEPCEYIAICTPAFSIDLVNREPNE; translated from the coding sequence GTGAGGAAAAAATACACAATTCAGAACAATCCATTCGTTGTTCCTACTAATGATGGAAAAGTAATTAAAGAACATTTTGGGCTGGCAACAGATGGCAACTCACAAATTAGTATTGCCCATATGAAGGCGCCTTCCGGGTGGAGCGAACCCTTTCAAACACCTGAGTTTGACGAGTTCACTTTTATAATAAAAGGGAAAAAGCAATTTATTATTGAAGATGAAACCATTGTTTTAGAAGCCGGTCAATCCATTAAAATTGAAAAGAACACCAGAGTCCAATATTCCAACCCCTTTAATGAACCATGTGAATATATTGCTATCTGTACCCCTGCTTTTTCTATCGACTTAGTAAACAGAGAACCAAATGAATAA
- a CDS encoding YitT family protein, with protein sequence MNPFFSKLLVDIARKRLEKKQADKPVSKKQIVPLARKLHVELSHAIKEYILIIIGVFSAGFGLKGFLLPNQFIDGGATGISLLLENVTSLKLGLLLVLVNLPFLILASRTIGAKFAIKSIAAITLLALVVHFVDYPTITEDKLLIAVFGGFFLGLGIGMSMRGGSVIDGTEVLAIFLSRKLSLTIGDVLLLINIIIFSIGAYILSIETALYAMLTYLAAGKTVDFVVDGVEEYVGVTIISNKHEEMRLMLTEKLRRACTIYAGKGGYGKQGNSYDKDIIYTIVTRLELAKLQTEIDKIDRNAFTVMGIVKDLKGGMIKKKPMK encoded by the coding sequence ATGAATCCATTCTTCTCTAAACTATTAGTAGACATTGCTCGCAAACGGCTTGAAAAAAAGCAAGCAGATAAACCTGTAAGTAAAAAACAAATAGTTCCGCTAGCTAGAAAGCTTCATGTAGAGTTATCCCATGCCATAAAAGAATACATTTTAATTATTATTGGTGTATTTTCTGCTGGATTCGGTTTAAAAGGTTTTTTACTACCCAACCAATTCATTGATGGAGGAGCCACAGGTATTTCTTTATTATTGGAAAATGTTACCTCCTTAAAACTAGGGTTGTTATTGGTATTGGTAAACCTTCCATTTTTAATCCTTGCTTCTCGAACCATAGGTGCTAAGTTTGCAATAAAGAGTATTGCAGCTATCACACTTTTAGCTCTTGTGGTGCACTTTGTAGATTATCCCACCATAACCGAAGACAAACTACTCATTGCTGTTTTTGGGGGATTCTTTTTAGGATTAGGTATAGGCATGTCTATGCGAGGCGGAAGTGTTATTGATGGCACTGAGGTTTTAGCCATATTTTTAAGTAGAAAATTATCGCTAACCATTGGAGATGTTTTATTATTAATCAACATTATAATATTTTCAATAGGAGCATACATACTTTCCATAGAAACAGCACTCTATGCCATGCTTACTTATTTAGCAGCAGGAAAAACTGTAGATTTTGTGGTCGATGGTGTAGAAGAATATGTTGGAGTTACCATAATATCCAATAAACATGAAGAAATGAGGCTCATGCTAACCGAAAAGTTAAGGAGAGCCTGTACCATATATGCAGGAAAAGGAGGTTACGGCAAACAAGGCAATAGTTACGATAAGGATATCATTTATACGATAGTAACACGTTTAGAACTTGCCAAATTACAAACCGAAATTGATAAAATTGATAGAAATGCATTTACCGTCATGGGAATTGTTAAAGATTTAAAAGGCGGCATGATCAAGAAGAAACCCATGAAATAG
- a CDS encoding VOC family protein: MNSPIPPFHLAIPVNNLSKCRTFYRDVLGFKEGRSSDTWVDFNFFGHQLVIHYKPKESDSLHTNLVDGKDVPVPHFGVVLPWDTFHAFAESLKSKNVDFIIAPYIRFEGLIGEQATMFFKDPSGNALEFKSFKDMEQLFVK, encoded by the coding sequence ATGAATAGCCCTATCCCTCCTTTCCATTTAGCTATACCGGTTAACAACCTTTCGAAATGCAGAACTTTTTATAGAGATGTATTAGGTTTTAAGGAAGGTAGGAGCAGTGATACTTGGGTAGACTTCAACTTTTTCGGTCATCAATTGGTTATTCATTATAAACCAAAAGAATCGGACAGTTTACACACCAATTTAGTGGATGGAAAAGATGTTCCCGTACCTCATTTTGGAGTTGTTCTTCCATGGGATACGTTTCACGCTTTTGCAGAAAGCCTTAAAAGTAAAAATGTCGATTTTATCATTGCCCCTTACATCCGGTTTGAGGGCCTAATTGGTGAACAAGCCACCATGTTCTTTAAAGACCCTTCCGGAAATGCATTAGAGTTTAAGTCCTTTAAAGATATGGAGCAACTGTTTGTCAAATAA
- a CDS encoding 7-carboxy-7-deazaguanine synthase QueE: MKEMIQLQIDRGEMLPLMEEFYTIQGEGYHKGTAAYFIRIGGCDVGCHWCDVKESWNANLHPPTETVNIVENAKKYSDTIVVTGGEPLMWDMTVLTERLKDKGLQVHIETSGAYKFTGTWDWVCLSPKKTKLPTEEAYEKADELKMIIYNKDDFRFAEEQAAKVNKDCILYLQPEWSKRDKVVPEIVDYVMANPKWKVSLQTHKYLNIP; encoded by the coding sequence ATGAAAGAAATGATTCAGTTACAGATAGATAGAGGGGAAATGCTTCCTTTAATGGAAGAGTTTTATACGATTCAGGGCGAAGGGTACCATAAGGGAACTGCTGCTTATTTTATTCGTATTGGGGGATGTGATGTGGGATGCCATTGGTGCGATGTTAAAGAAAGTTGGAATGCCAATTTACATCCACCTACCGAGACTGTTAACATTGTTGAAAATGCCAAAAAGTACAGCGATACTATTGTTGTAACTGGAGGTGAGCCTTTAATGTGGGATATGACAGTTTTAACAGAGCGATTAAAAGACAAAGGGCTTCAGGTACATATAGAAACATCTGGTGCTTATAAATTTACTGGTACTTGGGATTGGGTTTGTTTATCTCCAAAAAAAACAAAGCTGCCCACTGAAGAGGCTTATGAGAAGGCTGATGAACTTAAGATGATTATTTATAATAAAGATGATTTTCGTTTTGCTGAAGAGCAAGCGGCTAAAGTTAATAAAGACTGCATTTTGTATTTACAACCGGAATGGAGTAAGCGAGATAAGGTAGTGCCAGAGATTGTAGATTATGTTATGGCTAATCCTAAATGGAAAGTATCGCTTCAAACGCATAAGTATTTGAATATTCCTTGA
- the rluF gene encoding 23S rRNA pseudouridine(2604) synthase RluF: MEVQLKRINKFLSEVGYCSRREADKLIEAGRVTINGVIPEMGTKIAPGDVVHVDGKEVKNTKESFVYLAFNKPVGIVCTTDTSVEKDNIIDFINYPKRIFPIGRLDKPSEGLILLTDDGDIVNKILRASNNHEKEYIVTVDKPISQTFIERMSGGIPLAELNKVTKKCKVEKLSTYKFRIILTQGLNRQIRRMCEYLNYEVETLKRVRIMNIKMDMPIGEYRELTKDELNELNLLIKNSTKEYQESARRAKK; encoded by the coding sequence ATGGAAGTACAGTTAAAACGTATAAATAAATTCTTAAGCGAAGTTGGATATTGTTCGCGTCGCGAAGCGGACAAACTTATTGAAGCAGGACGCGTAACCATAAATGGTGTTATTCCAGAAATGGGAACAAAAATTGCACCCGGTGATGTAGTTCATGTTGATGGTAAGGAAGTAAAAAACACCAAAGAAAGCTTTGTTTATCTCGCTTTTAACAAACCTGTAGGGATTGTTTGTACCACAGACACTTCTGTTGAAAAAGATAATATTATAGACTTTATAAACTATCCAAAACGTATTTTCCCAATCGGTAGACTTGACAAACCAAGTGAAGGTTTAATTCTTTTAACCGACGATGGCGATATTGTAAATAAAATTTTGCGTGCCAGTAACAATCATGAAAAGGAATACATTGTAACTGTAGACAAACCCATATCACAAACATTTATAGAGCGTATGTCTGGTGGTATTCCACTTGCAGAATTGAACAAAGTGACTAAAAAATGTAAAGTCGAAAAATTAAGCACCTACAAATTCAGAATCATCTTAACCCAAGGCTTAAACAGGCAAATACGCCGCATGTGCGAGTATTTGAACTACGAGGTAGAAACACTTAAACGGGTTAGAATAATGAACATAAAAATGGACATGCCTATTGGTGAATATCGAGAATTAACAAAAGATGAACTTAATGAGTTAAATCTTTTAATTAAAAATTCTACCAAAGAATATCAAGAATCAGCAAGAAGAGCAAAAAAATAG
- a CDS encoding helicase HerA-like domain-containing protein, which yields MDNKEAFFKLITEGNTTKGDFIPIGAAMLNGETVTGAHVKIPLKTMNRHGLIAGATGTGKTKSLQVLAENLSDKGVPVLLMDIKGDLSGLAQPSPGHPKIDERHEKIGLPFEAKSFPVEILTLSEQEGVRLRATVSEFGPVLLSRILDLTETQSGIVAVIFQYCDDNKLPILDLKDFKKILQYATQEGKAEFAEAYGRISTASTGAILRKVVELEQQGADLFFGETSFDTQDLLRIDENGRGYINIIRLTDIQDRPKLFSTFMLSLLAEIYSTFPEQGDSDRPELILFIDEAHLIFNEASKALLSQIESIVKLIRSKGVGLYFVTQNPTDVPEAVLGQLGLKVQHALRAFTAKDRKAIKLTAENYPDSEYYDTTEVLTSLGIGEALVSALDEKGRPTPLAATMMRAPMSRMDILTETELSTLLSESKLVKKYNKDIDRESAYEILNEKIKQAEAEEAKEKARQEKEALKKAASKKRTSTRSSSRRSTRMNPIVKVLTSATFIRSVFGILTKVLKK from the coding sequence ATGGATAATAAGGAGGCTTTTTTCAAACTCATAACCGAAGGCAATACGACTAAAGGGGATTTTATTCCAATAGGTGCTGCCATGTTAAACGGTGAAACCGTTACGGGTGCTCATGTAAAAATACCTTTAAAAACCATGAATCGTCATGGTTTAATTGCCGGTGCAACCGGAACAGGGAAAACAAAATCATTACAAGTTTTAGCAGAAAACTTGAGCGATAAAGGTGTTCCTGTATTACTTATGGATATTAAGGGAGATTTAAGCGGATTGGCACAACCAAGTCCTGGACACCCAAAAATTGATGAACGTCATGAAAAAATAGGGCTTCCGTTTGAGGCTAAAAGTTTTCCTGTTGAAATTTTAACACTTTCCGAACAAGAAGGGGTGCGCTTAAGAGCAACCGTAAGCGAGTTTGGTCCCGTATTGCTTTCTAGAATCTTAGATTTAACCGAAACACAATCCGGAATTGTAGCCGTTATATTCCAATACTGCGACGACAATAAATTACCTATCCTCGATTTAAAGGATTTTAAAAAAATATTACAATACGCCACCCAAGAAGGAAAAGCTGAATTTGCAGAAGCTTATGGTAGAATTTCAACAGCGTCTACCGGAGCTATTTTGCGAAAAGTTGTTGAGTTGGAACAACAAGGCGCAGATTTGTTTTTTGGTGAAACATCTTTCGACACTCAAGACCTGTTACGAATAGATGAGAATGGCCGTGGTTATATCAACATTATAAGATTAACCGATATACAAGATAGGCCTAAGTTGTTCTCTACATTTATGCTAAGTTTATTAGCAGAAATATATTCAACATTTCCAGAACAAGGTGATAGCGACAGACCTGAATTAATTCTATTTATAGACGAAGCTCATTTAATATTTAATGAAGCATCAAAAGCATTATTGAGCCAAATAGAAAGCATTGTAAAATTAATACGAAGTAAAGGAGTAGGATTATATTTTGTAACGCAAAACCCAACAGACGTTCCTGAAGCTGTTTTAGGGCAACTGGGTTTAAAAGTACAACACGCCTTAAGAGCATTTACCGCTAAAGATAGAAAGGCTATAAAATTAACCGCTGAAAATTACCCGGACTCTGAGTATTACGACACTACAGAAGTACTAACATCATTAGGTATTGGGGAAGCTTTAGTATCTGCTTTAGATGAAAAAGGTAGACCAACACCACTGGCTGCTACCATGATGCGAGCTCCTATGAGTAGAATGGATATTTTAACCGAAACGGAATTAAGTACATTACTTTCCGAATCAAAACTGGTAAAAAAATACAATAAGGACATTGATAGGGAAAGTGCTTATGAAATACTTAATGAAAAAATAAAACAAGCCGAAGCCGAAGAAGCTAAAGAGAAAGCCCGACAAGAAAAGGAAGCTCTTAAAAAAGCGGCATCCAAAAAACGTACATCGACACGTTCTTCCAGCAGAAGAAGCACCAGAATGAATCCAATTGTTAAAGTACTCACAAGTGCTACATTTATAAGAAGCGTTTTTGGTATTTTAACCAAAGTACTTAAAAAATAG
- a CDS encoding PA14 domain-containing protein → MKKAVYHAVIFFWVYGHTFAQIGIGTNNPQAQLDVDNGTVKFSSYGNGTIIGTEQFLLGVENDGDIIEIPLNKGLQYHTWDIVNTTQPNIGNKRTLGISTSQGILNNDMNDAALLAIAPDADGFIVRYSGILRVKNTGTFTLNARTNDGSRVFIDDILVIENWTDNPPPLATVSGSITLAEGEHKIEFWYYENFGTISMLFTWGTNPDSYVVGSTINANQFFVK, encoded by the coding sequence ATGAAAAAAGCAGTCTATCACGCAGTAATATTTTTTTGGGTGTATGGCCATACATTTGCTCAAATAGGCATTGGAACAAACAATCCCCAGGCGCAACTTGATGTTGACAATGGGACTGTTAAATTTTCTAGCTATGGAAATGGTACAATCATAGGAACCGAACAATTTTTATTAGGAGTAGAAAATGACGGAGATATTATTGAAATTCCTTTAAACAAAGGACTGCAATATCATACATGGGATATAGTAAATACCACCCAACCCAATATTGGTAATAAACGCACATTGGGTATATCTACTTCTCAAGGCATTTTAAATAACGACATGAACGATGCTGCGTTATTAGCTATAGCACCAGACGCCGATGGATTTATTGTACGTTATTCAGGAATACTTAGAGTTAAAAACACAGGAACTTTTACACTTAATGCCAGAACTAATGATGGCAGTAGAGTATTTATAGACGATATTCTAGTTATTGAAAACTGGACAGATAACCCTCCGCCTCTTGCAACAGTTAGCGGTAGTATTACATTGGCAGAAGGAGAGCACAAAATAGAATTTTGGTATTACGAAAATTTTGGAACTATTTCTATGCTATTTACTTGGGGAACAAATCCAGATTCTTATGTTGTAGGCTCTACTATAAACGCTAATCAGTTTTTCGTTAAATAA
- a CDS encoding alpha/beta fold hydrolase: MNKNLIKIIGYYINLLSYFSPNYAAKLAIKLFSTPQKGRIQDEQVQYLNTAIQEDIVYENISIKTYCWKGKKDTVLLAHGWESNSYRWKDLIELLKSLDYTVIAIDAPGHGNSSGKLFNALLYSECIHTVAKKFNANTIIGHSVGGTSTIFSQYKKQLESVEKIITLGAPSDFVDIFDRYETMMGYNKKVSKGMSQYVLKKYNHLPEYYSAANFSKEIDAKILVVHDKKDRIIPFTDGLKFKKNYEKVEFIATKGFGHGLKNDAVHNFVIDFLNA, encoded by the coding sequence ATGAATAAAAACCTTATAAAAATCATTGGTTATTACATAAACTTGCTAAGCTATTTTTCACCAAATTATGCGGCAAAACTAGCCATTAAACTATTCTCAACTCCCCAAAAAGGAAGAATTCAGGACGAACAAGTACAATACCTCAACACAGCTATTCAAGAAGACATAGTTTATGAAAACATTTCAATAAAAACTTATTGCTGGAAAGGCAAAAAAGATACTGTTTTATTAGCCCATGGTTGGGAAAGCAATTCCTATAGATGGAAAGACTTAATAGAACTTTTAAAATCTTTAGATTATACAGTTATAGCAATAGATGCCCCAGGACATGGTAATTCCAGTGGAAAACTATTTAACGCTTTGCTCTATTCGGAATGCATACATACCGTTGCAAAAAAATTTAATGCAAACACCATAATAGGACATTCTGTTGGAGGCACATCAACCATCTTTTCGCAGTATAAGAAACAGTTGGAATCTGTTGAAAAAATAATCACATTGGGAGCTCCCTCAGATTTTGTTGATATTTTTGATCGCTATGAAACCATGATGGGTTACAACAAAAAAGTTTCCAAAGGCATGTCTCAGTATGTATTAAAAAAATACAACCATTTGCCCGAATATTATTCCGCTGCTAATTTCTCAAAAGAAATAGACGCAAAAATATTGGTCGTACACGATAAAAAGGATCGAATTATTCCTTTTACAGATGGCTTAAAGTTCAAGAAAAACTACGAAAAAGTTGAGTTTATTGCAACAAAAGGCTTTGGCCATGGTCTGAAAAATGACGCTGTTCACAATTTTGTTATTGACTTCTTAAACGCATAA
- a CDS encoding PA14 domain-containing protein: MKKIAYSMLLFCIHYSGFSQVGIGTTNPQAQLDVTGGNVRFSDYGTGTITGTETYLLSVDSDGNIIESPLNTVNRTGLQYYTWDISNTSQPNIDNIRALGVSTSQGVHNGNLNDAARAAIAPDNNGYIIYYTGTIRVNNTGTFTFNARSDDGSRIYIDNVLVLENWFDQPSTTRSNSVTLAQGDHKIEFWYYENTISEFMEFTWGANPDSYPVGSIINANQFFTK, from the coding sequence ATGAAAAAAATTGCCTATTCTATGCTACTGTTTTGTATACATTATTCTGGTTTTTCCCAGGTAGGTATTGGAACAACAAATCCGCAGGCCCAACTTGATGTTACCGGCGGAAATGTCAGATTTTCAGATTATGGTACCGGCACTATAACAGGTACCGAAACATACCTTTTAAGTGTAGATAGCGATGGAAATATCATTGAATCTCCCTTAAACACAGTTAATCGTACTGGGCTTCAATACTATACATGGGACATATCCAACACAAGCCAACCCAATATTGATAATATAAGAGCTCTGGGCGTATCTACCTCTCAAGGCGTACACAACGGTAATTTAAACGATGCTGCTCGAGCTGCAATAGCACCCGATAATAATGGATACATAATTTATTATACAGGTACTATACGTGTTAATAATACAGGAACATTTACATTTAATGCAAGATCTGATGATGGTAGCAGGATTTACATAGACAATGTTCTTGTTCTTGAAAATTGGTTCGATCAACCTTCTACCACGCGCTCTAATAGTGTTACTCTGGCACAGGGAGATCATAAAATTGAATTTTGGTACTATGAAAACACCATTAGTGAATTTATGGAATTTACCTGGGGTGCAAATCCAGATTCTTACCCTGTTGGTTCCATAATTAACGCCAACCAATTTTTTACTAAATAA
- a CDS encoding DUF2911 domain-containing protein, whose protein sequence is MKKSTFFSAIAFAFIMLLSANVNAQKFSKLDKSPMDAAAFPTSYKDANKLIKIVYSRPQLKGRDMATLAPNGKVWRLGANEAAELTLYTDMKLGKTSVKAGTYTFYAIPGDKEWTAIISKDLNVWGSYFYKEGNDVARLSVPVTSGEPLDAFSIAFAEGDGNINMHLGWGTTRVAVPFTK, encoded by the coding sequence ATGAAAAAATCAACATTTTTCTCAGCAATTGCTTTTGCATTTATTATGCTATTATCTGCCAATGTGAATGCTCAAAAATTCTCAAAATTAGATAAGAGCCCGATGGATGCCGCTGCATTTCCTACAAGCTACAAAGACGCCAATAAACTTATTAAAATAGTTTATAGTAGACCTCAACTTAAAGGAAGAGACATGGCTACTTTAGCACCAAATGGTAAAGTTTGGAGACTAGGAGCTAACGAAGCTGCTGAACTAACTTTATATACAGATATGAAATTAGGAAAGACCTCTGTAAAAGCAGGGACTTATACATTTTATGCTATTCCGGGAGATAAAGAATGGACAGCAATTATTAGTAAAGACTTAAACGTTTGGGGATCTTATTTCTATAAAGAAGGTAACGATGTGGCACGTTTATCTGTACCTGTAACATCTGGAGAACCTTTAGACGCATTCTCTATTGCTTTTGCCGAAGGAGATGGTAACATAAACATGCATTTAGGATGGGGAACAACGAGAGTTGCAGTACCTTTTACAAAGTAA